The genomic interval TGACCACCGCGAGCGCGGGGTCGTCGGCACACAGGCTCGCCAGCTGCGCCAGCTCCCTACCGAGCACATGGTCGATGCCGTTGGCCGAGTTCGGCCTGTTCAGGGTGATCCGGGCGATGCTGCCGCTCTGTTCGAACCGCAGGGTCTGGTACTCGGTCATGCACTGCCTTCCGTCAAGTGTCCTGCTGACTGATCTTGCCGCACGAATTCACCGCGGGACCAGTTCGAGGCGGACCCCGAGCAACCGGACCGGGCGATCGAGTTCGAAGCGGTCCAGCACCTGCAGTGCGGCCCGCACGATTTCGTCGACATCGGTGGTGGGCGCGGGCAGCTTGCGCTGTTTGGTGCGGGTGTAGAAGGTGTTGCTGCGCACCGTGACCCCGACGCGCCGGGTGACGCGCCCCGCGGCGGCCATCTCCGCCGCGACCTCGGCGGCGAGCCGCCCGACCTGGGCGCCGATCTCGGCGCGATCGGTGAGATCCCGCGGGAAGGTCTCCGACCTGCTGCGGCCCATCGGGATTCGCGGCTCGGTCACCACCTCGGTGTCACCGGCGCCGTGGCCGAGCAGCCACAGATACGGCCCGGTGGACGGCCCGAACTCGGCGGCCAGCACCGCGCGATCGGCGGCCGCCAGTTGCGCCACCGTCTCGATGCCCGAGTCGGCCAGCCGCTTCGCGATGCGGGCGCCGATGCCCCAGAGCGCGCTGGTCGGGCGATGCGCCATCAGCTCGGTCCAGTTGTCGGCGGTGAGCCGGAAGACCCCCGTGGGCGATCCGGCGGATACGCCTTCCCCCGGATCGCCCTTGCCGACCGACTTGGCGAAGCCGGTGGCGAGCTTGGCCCGAAGCTTGTTGTCGCCGATGCCGATCGAGCAGGTCAGGTCCAGTGTCGCCACCGCGGCGCGAATATCGGCGGCCAGCCGCTCCGGATCGTCGACGTCGGCGGCGAGGAACGCCTCGTCCCAGCCGAGCACCTCGACGCGCCCGGGGAAGGTCCGCAGCAGCGCCATGACCTCCTCCGACGCCTCCTCGTAGGTGGCCATGTCCAATGGCAGGAACACGCCCTCGGGGCATTTGCGCGCCGCCGCACGCAGCGCCATCCCGGCCCGCACCCCGAATGCCCGCGCGGGATAGGACGCGCAGGTCACCACCTTGCGCGGTTCCTCGGGATCGCCGTTGCCACCCACGATGACCGGCCGCCCGCGCAGCTCCGGGTGGCGGCGGAATTCCACCGCGGCCTGGAACTGGTCGAGGTCCACGTGCAGCAGCCATCGCGGCATGAAAACAGTCTGCCCGGTCCGGAGCTATTGCCCAATCCGTGGATACCGAACTAAATTCTGGTTGTGAAGATTCGAGATCGGTTGCTGTTGGCGGCCGAGCGGCAGTTCGCCGAGAACGGCGCGCTCGACGCCACGCTCACGCAGATCCGCGACGCGGCCGGCGCCAGCGTGGGGGCGCTGTACCACCACTTCCCGGACAAGTCGGAGCTGTATCGGCAGGTGTGGGCGCACGCCCTGGCCGACTACCAGCGCCACTTCTGGGAGGCGGTCGGCGACAGCGCCGACGCCCGCGCCGGGATCACCGCCGGAGTGGTCGAGCATCTGCGCTGGGTCACGGAGAACCAGTACCGCGCCAAGGTGCTGACCTCGGCCCGGCCGCCGGGCGTGCGCGACAGCGACAGCAATCGCGAGTTCCTGCGCAATGTGGCCCGCTGGTGGCGCACCCACGCCAACTACGGCGTGGTGCGCGCACTCGAATTCGACCTGCTCTACGCGCTGTGGCTGGGCCCGGCGCAGGAGTACTCCCGGCACTGGCTGGGTGGCGAGATCCGCACGGCCCCCGCCGAAGTCGCGCCCGAGCTGGCCCGCGCGGCCTGGCAGGCGCTGCGCGCACCCCGACCCGACGACGAATCCGGAGCCGACCGATGACGACCGCCCTCGATATCGACACCGCCCGCGCGGTGCTCGCCGCCCAGCCGTTCAGCCGCCTGGTCGGCGCCGAGATCGCCGCCTACGACGAGAACGGGATCACGCTGGTGATTCCGCTGCGCCCGGAACACGGCCAGCAGTTCGGTTACGTGCACGGCGGGGTGCTCGCCTACGCCGCCGACAACGCGCTGACCTACGCCGCCGCGCTCGTCCTCGGCCCCAACGTGCTCACCGGCGGCTTCACCATCACCTATCTGCGCCCGGCGAGCGGTGTCCGGTTGCGCGCCGAGGCGCAGTGCACCGGCGCCACCCGGCGACAGGCGGTGTGCCGGTGCGAGATCTTCGCCGAGACCGAGGACGGCGCGTCGGTGCTGGTCGCCGTCGCCCAGGGCACCACGCG from Nocardia wallacei carries:
- a CDS encoding DNA polymerase IV — protein: MPRWLLHVDLDQFQAAVEFRRHPELRGRPVIVGGNGDPEEPRKVVTCASYPARAFGVRAGMALRAAARKCPEGVFLPLDMATYEEASEEVMALLRTFPGRVEVLGWDEAFLAADVDDPERLAADIRAAVATLDLTCSIGIGDNKLRAKLATGFAKSVGKGDPGEGVSAGSPTGVFRLTADNWTELMAHRPTSALWGIGARIAKRLADSGIETVAQLAAADRAVLAAEFGPSTGPYLWLLGHGAGDTEVVTEPRIPMGRSRSETFPRDLTDRAEIGAQVGRLAAEVAAEMAAAGRVTRRVGVTVRSNTFYTRTKQRKLPAPTTDVDEIVRAALQVLDRFELDRPVRLLGVRLELVPR
- a CDS encoding TetR/AcrR family transcriptional regulator; protein product: MKIRDRLLLAAERQFAENGALDATLTQIRDAAGASVGALYHHFPDKSELYRQVWAHALADYQRHFWEAVGDSADARAGITAGVVEHLRWVTENQYRAKVLTSARPPGVRDSDSNREFLRNVARWWRTHANYGVVRALEFDLLYALWLGPAQEYSRHWLGGEIRTAPAEVAPELARAAWQALRAPRPDDESGADR
- a CDS encoding PaaI family thioesterase is translated as MTTALDIDTARAVLAAQPFSRLVGAEIAAYDENGITLVIPLRPEHGQQFGYVHGGVLAYAADNALTYAAALVLGPNVLTGGFTITYLRPASGVRLRAEAQCTGATRRQAVCRCEIFAETEDGASVLVAVAQGTTRTVERELSGGTGGGHHDSAHSNRGM